One Eubacteriales bacterium mix99 genomic window carries:
- a CDS encoding sensor histidine kinase, with amino-acid sequence MDIERYMGLDSETYIRGISNSSITDVLSKDFEKYNDYEKAQFVKQLNHYVTELESNRIIRIRVYIEDERLLFLDSRNFFPMSSIEGQSWYHELLKMPDEIQWSIPHYPEYFPVSEKIITANYLLTNPQNFMDPICVVSVDFSEKGLRDLLNSRIIAGKHFVTIIDDRSQIVSTTDYNKQFSRKFLSNIAGEDAWYSRKYHHEKYMTLSLPIEKTPWHLLYIVNLDAALEPIAKIRDFMILLSCGMIALVILLSDVLSHIMTKRIVSLRDAAVRISEGNLNIILDTDDYCDEISDVQRSFCKMVSRISDLLDESFQMAINLKNEEIKALQAQINPHFLYNTLDIISWKAIRQKNYDIYHLIKNLAKYYKLSLNQGQDIVPLDDELNHIKYYVNIQNERMNNAIQLTIDVDDALCDHTLPKLTLQPIVENSILHGLMEKDPPGGKISINALSHDNVIEIRIADNGVGISPEKLEGILGKHISSDHHTGYGLNNVRYRLRFTVGGDLRIESKPGLGTKVIILLPDRKDSHNFCIG; translated from the coding sequence ATGGATATTGAGCGTTATATGGGTCTTGATTCGGAAACCTATATCAGAGGCATATCCAATAGCTCTATTACAGATGTTTTGAGTAAGGATTTTGAAAAATATAATGATTATGAAAAGGCTCAATTTGTCAAGCAACTAAATCACTATGTAACAGAATTGGAAAGCAATCGAATTATTCGCATCCGAGTCTATATAGAAGATGAAAGACTGCTTTTTTTAGATAGCAGGAATTTCTTCCCGATGAGTAGTATAGAAGGACAATCGTGGTATCATGAGCTATTGAAAATGCCTGACGAAATTCAATGGAGCATTCCACATTATCCGGAATATTTTCCTGTATCGGAAAAGATAATTACTGCTAATTATTTGCTTACAAATCCTCAAAATTTCATGGATCCTATTTGTGTGGTATCTGTGGATTTCAGCGAAAAGGGGCTCAGGGATCTTTTGAATAGTCGCATCATTGCAGGAAAACACTTTGTGACAATTATTGATGACAGATCCCAGATAGTCAGCACGACTGATTACAATAAGCAGTTCTCCCGTAAATTTCTATCTAATATTGCAGGAGAAGATGCATGGTATAGCAGAAAGTATCATCACGAAAAATATATGACTTTATCACTTCCCATTGAAAAAACCCCATGGCATCTTCTTTATATTGTCAACTTAGATGCAGCTTTGGAACCAATCGCCAAAATACGAGACTTTATGATCTTGCTTTCCTGTGGTATGATTGCGCTGGTGATCCTGCTTTCTGATGTCTTATCACATATTATGACAAAACGAATAGTCAGTTTGAGAGATGCAGCTGTGAGAATTAGCGAAGGCAATCTGAATATCATCTTGGATACGGATGACTATTGTGATGAAATAAGTGACGTGCAAAGAAGTTTTTGTAAGATGGTATCCCGTATTTCCGATTTGCTGGATGAAAGCTTTCAGATGGCAATCAATCTGAAAAATGAGGAGATAAAAGCATTGCAGGCACAAATCAACCCGCACTTTCTTTATAACACACTTGATATAATTTCCTGGAAGGCAATTCGGCAGAAGAATTATGATATCTATCATTTGATAAAGAATTTAGCGAAATATTATAAGCTAAGCCTCAATCAAGGACAGGACATCGTTCCACTCGATGATGAGCTGAACCATATTAAATATTATGTAAACATTCAGAATGAGCGTATGAATAATGCGATCCAATTGACGATTGACGTGGATGATGCTTTGTGTGATCATACGCTTCCAAAATTAACGTTACAGCCTATTGTTGAAAATAGCATTCTTCATGGCCTTATGGAAAAAGATCCGCCTGGAGGGAAAATATCCATAAACGCTTTGTCTCATGATAACGTCATTGAAATCCGAATTGCTGATAATGGAGTGGGCATCAGTCCTGAGAAGCTGGAAGGAATTCTTGGGAAACATATAAGCAGCGACCACCACACTGGTTATGGATTAAACAATGTCAGGTATCGTCTGCGTTTTACTGTCGGTGGAGACTTAAGGATCGAATCAAAACCGGGTCTTGGCACAAAGGTCATCATTCTTCTTCCTGACCGGAAAGATTCTCATAATTTTTGCATTGGTTGA
- a CDS encoding response regulator: MLKIIIIEDDMDARLGLTDVMDWNDLGLSLCGSAANGRLGLELARKVRPDVIILDVRMPIMNGMECAREIRKFLPQCSFVFLSGYSDKKYLKEAIKLQAVDYLEKPVDLNELSELLERIVRNYKITQIWKGFSKESNQYQKVFSLVNEYMILWIDNQLDKERFISWTARLHIDMDPDGYFYSFYTLCSERKMLNTDTFIKIYDIFADHMGKYSFVAHPYDDGIATIVECDHPIRLDSIYEVANGINTICQQGCKKNCVTAFSEEAKGYHCVAHQFRKLNKRIQLYLIYGYGTVITPAMSKNSKSVLSESDINHVIYLISIEKVQVSLCELRKLEQLAYEAGDNDIKRVQMLFIYLYFSLNNLLSEKGILSEADVFTEMMNNLNQLQSSTIKDIVHLCEEKVSIISQLLKDVEISDVRIKKVISYMQSNYSSDVSLDRMADYVSLSPTYLSGIFKKETGKNVLQYLEDIRITKSLSLLSRGDLSISEIANMVGYRTPHYFAQIFKRVTGISPSMYKKQV; this comes from the coding sequence TTGCTTAAAATCATCATAATTGAAGATGATATGGATGCAAGACTAGGTCTAACTGATGTTATGGACTGGAATGATTTGGGACTTTCTTTATGTGGGAGTGCAGCGAATGGACGGCTTGGGCTCGAGCTTGCCCGCAAAGTAAGACCGGATGTTATTATTTTGGATGTGCGTATGCCGATTATGAATGGTATGGAATGTGCGAGGGAAATACGAAAGTTTCTACCACAATGCAGTTTTGTTTTTTTGAGCGGTTATAGTGATAAGAAGTATTTGAAAGAAGCGATTAAACTTCAGGCTGTGGATTATTTGGAAAAGCCCGTTGATTTGAATGAACTTTCCGAATTACTTGAAAGAATTGTACGAAATTATAAGATAACTCAAATATGGAAAGGATTTTCTAAAGAAAGCAACCAATATCAAAAGGTTTTTTCCCTGGTCAATGAGTATATGATTCTTTGGATTGATAATCAGTTGGATAAAGAAAGATTTATCTCCTGGACAGCACGATTACACATCGATATGGATCCGGATGGATATTTTTATAGTTTTTATACGCTGTGCAGTGAACGAAAAATGTTGAACACGGATACTTTCATAAAGATATATGATATATTTGCAGATCACATGGGTAAGTATTCTTTTGTAGCTCATCCTTATGATGACGGAATTGCTACTATAGTGGAGTGTGATCATCCAATAAGATTGGATTCTATTTATGAGGTGGCAAATGGAATCAACACTATATGTCAACAGGGATGTAAGAAGAATTGCGTTACAGCATTTTCGGAAGAAGCAAAAGGCTATCATTGTGTGGCACATCAATTCCGGAAATTGAATAAAAGAATACAATTATATTTAATATATGGATATGGAACTGTCATTACGCCAGCTATGTCAAAGAATTCAAAATCTGTATTGTCGGAATCAGATATCAATCATGTCATATATTTAATATCTATTGAGAAAGTTCAGGTATCTCTGTGTGAGTTGAGAAAACTTGAGCAATTGGCATACGAAGCAGGCGATAATGATATCAAGCGAGTACAGATGTTGTTTATCTACCTGTATTTTTCACTGAACAATCTGTTATCAGAAAAAGGAATTCTTTCGGAGGCGGATGTTTTTACTGAAATGATGAATAATTTGAATCAGCTGCAAAGTTCTACAATCAAAGACATTGTTCACCTTTGTGAAGAGAAAGTATCTATTATTTCCCAACTATTAAAGGATGTAGAGATAAGTGATGTAAGGATCAAAAAAGTGATTTCATACATGCAAAGCAATTATTCAAGTGATGTTTCACTGGATAGAATGGCGGATTATGTTTCTCTATCACCGACATATTTAAGCGGTATCTTTAAGAAAGAGACAGGGAAAAATGTCCTGCAATATTTGGAGGATATTCGTATAACAAAATCTCTTTCATTGCTGAGCAGAGGTGACCTAAGTATTTCGGAAATTGCCAATATGGTTGGATACCGTACACCACACTATTTTGCTCAAATTTTTAAAAGGGTTACCGGGATATCACCGAGTATGTACAAGAAACAGGTCTGA
- a CDS encoding IS66 family insertion sequence element accessory protein TnpB — protein MDTQKIVTRFRLSGWGEEVKERIASGQTVNAFCEEKGISKATYYYRQKKVREAACRGLLEKQGGEGGLVPNGWTQLEEPKLAAAAESILTIEIGGCHIKVTASTDLELLAKVCRVLRSL, from the coding sequence GTGGATACACAAAAAATTGTGACGAGGTTCCGGCTGTCGGGCTGGGGTGAAGAGGTAAAAGAACGGATAGCCAGCGGGCAGACCGTAAACGCATTCTGCGAAGAAAAGGGAATCAGCAAAGCCACCTATTACTACAGACAGAAGAAAGTACGGGAAGCTGCCTGTAGGGGGCTGTTGGAGAAACAAGGCGGCGAGGGTGGGCTTGTGCCGAACGGATGGACGCAGCTTGAGGAGCCTAAACTTGCCGCTGCTGCCGAAAGTATACTGACCATCGAAATCGGCGGCTGTCATATCAAGGTAACTGCTTCGACGGATTTGGAACTGCTGGCGAAGGTCTGCCGCGTACTGAGGTCGCTGTGA
- a CDS encoding IS1634 family transposase: MYLKTVTNKKTGRTYLSMAQSYRKKGKKYPGSTTVESFGYLDDLQKVYDDPIAHFKAYVEEKNKEKALNDAEYIVKERKDTVLPENTAGRKNFGYIAILKIYYELGLDRLLLNRQRGRNFDYNTSTILKLLVISRILEPASKKRTFEHRSTYFDFEKKDDFSLIDIYRSLSFYAGIDSAIQLQIHKRITEQYSRDTSLVYYDATNYYFEIDMEDELRAKGPSKEHRPDPIVQLGLAMDADGIPISYELFPGNNSEKLHLRPMIGELVRAYESGRVVAVADAAQNTGNNIYYLESGKCSYVFSQTIRGGSKEFKDYVNNQSGYKQFSDQYKRKSRVIRREIEVDMLKEGGRTYKKKVLVDQRQIVFYNKKYADRSKAKREAVLKKAQCMASTPSAYTRATSYGALRYVKNIKVDKKTGEIKKAPKGRPCIDMEKFREDEKYDGYYCIVTNLFDEDGSDTFSDDRIIDMYRGLWRIEDNFRVTKSDLETRPVYVSRKDRIHAHFLICYISLVILRLIQKRLGGAYSPEAIINALKNITCSPESQNIYLFDYRSDVTDAIGKAMGFDFTKKRLTRSEIKKSLGQAKKDNFHYNFFSYDKSRNLAHT, from the coding sequence ATGTATCTAAAAACTGTAACAAACAAAAAAACTGGACGTACATACTTAAGCATGGCGCAAAGCTATCGGAAAAAAGGAAAGAAATATCCAGGCAGTACTACTGTCGAGTCCTTCGGGTATCTGGATGATCTTCAAAAAGTTTACGATGATCCCATTGCCCACTTTAAGGCCTATGTAGAGGAGAAGAACAAAGAAAAGGCTTTAAACGATGCGGAATATATCGTAAAAGAACGTAAGGACACTGTTCTCCCTGAAAATACAGCCGGCCGTAAAAATTTTGGATATATTGCCATTCTAAAGATCTACTATGAGCTGGGATTGGACCGGCTCCTTCTCAACAGGCAGAGAGGCAGGAATTTCGACTACAACACAAGCACCATATTGAAACTGCTTGTCATATCGCGGATTCTTGAACCTGCATCAAAGAAACGCACCTTTGAGCATCGGAGCACCTATTTTGATTTCGAGAAGAAAGATGATTTCTCCCTTATTGACATATACCGGTCACTGAGCTTTTATGCAGGGATCGATTCTGCCATACAGCTTCAAATCCATAAGCGGATTACAGAGCAATACAGCCGGGACACCAGCCTGGTATATTATGATGCGACGAATTACTACTTTGAGATTGATATGGAAGACGAACTGAGGGCAAAAGGTCCTTCCAAGGAACACCGGCCCGATCCCATTGTACAGCTGGGCCTTGCCATGGATGCGGATGGCATTCCGATTTCTTACGAATTGTTCCCTGGTAACAATTCGGAAAAGCTGCACCTGAGGCCTATGATTGGAGAGCTTGTACGAGCCTATGAATCCGGCAGAGTTGTCGCAGTGGCTGATGCGGCCCAAAATACCGGGAACAACATCTATTACCTGGAAAGCGGCAAATGCTCCTACGTATTCAGCCAGACGATCCGGGGAGGAAGCAAAGAATTCAAGGATTATGTTAATAATCAATCCGGTTACAAGCAGTTCAGTGATCAGTACAAGCGCAAGTCCCGGGTAATCAGGCGGGAGATAGAAGTCGATATGTTAAAGGAAGGCGGAAGAACATATAAAAAGAAGGTACTTGTGGATCAGCGGCAAATCGTTTTCTATAACAAGAAGTATGCGGACCGCTCCAAAGCGAAACGGGAAGCTGTGCTCAAAAAGGCCCAGTGTATGGCCTCAACACCGTCTGCATACACAAGGGCCACGTCCTATGGGGCTCTCAGATATGTTAAGAATATCAAGGTGGATAAGAAAACAGGTGAAATCAAAAAAGCTCCCAAAGGCCGGCCATGTATCGACATGGAGAAATTCAGGGAAGATGAAAAGTATGACGGTTATTACTGCATCGTGACAAACCTGTTCGATGAAGATGGATCCGACACATTCTCTGATGACAGGATCATCGATATGTACCGCGGGCTCTGGCGAATTGAGGATAATTTCCGTGTTACAAAAAGTGATCTTGAAACGCGGCCTGTGTACGTTTCCCGTAAAGACAGGATTCATGCGCACTTCCTCATTTGTTATATATCGCTGGTAATCCTCAGACTGATCCAAAAACGTCTTGGTGGCGCGTACTCCCCCGAAGCTATCATCAATGCCCTGAAGAACATTACCTGCTCACCTGAATCCCAAAATATCTATCTTTTTGATTACAGGTCAGATGTAACGGATGCAATCGGTAAGGCAATGGGCTTCGATTTTACAAAGAAGAGACTTACCCGATCCGAAATTAAAAAAAGTTTAGGACAAGCAAAAAAAGATAATTTTCACTACAACTTCTTCTCATATGATAAAAGCCGCAACCTTGCTCATACCTAA
- the tnpB gene encoding IS66 family insertion sequence element accessory protein TnpB (TnpB, as the term is used for proteins encoded by IS66 family insertion elements, is considered an accessory protein, since TnpC, encoded by a neighboring gene, is a DDE family transposase.) translates to MRFDEKPVYLCCGCTDMRKSINGLMTLVQQSFSLDPFADALFVFCNRNRDRIKILEWDGDGFWLYFKRLERGHFRWPSSDGEATMALNSEELSCLIDSARLAKKLSRSEVSERKIS, encoded by the coding sequence ATGCGCTTCGACGAAAAGCCCGTGTATCTGTGCTGCGGATGCACGGACATGAGGAAATCCATCAATGGGCTGATGACGCTTGTGCAGCAGAGCTTTTCTCTGGACCCTTTCGCCGATGCGCTGTTCGTTTTCTGCAACCGAAACCGTGACCGCATAAAAATACTTGAATGGGACGGCGACGGCTTCTGGCTGTATTTCAAGCGGCTGGAACGCGGACATTTCCGTTGGCCGTCGTCGGATGGAGAAGCGACAATGGCGCTGAACAGCGAAGAATTATCCTGTCTGATTGACAGTGCAAGGCTTGCAAAGAAGCTCAGCCGAAGCGAGGTTTCCGAACGTAAAATTTCGTAA
- a CDS encoding IS66 family transposase — protein sequence MEKREKTVEIPLHVYENFLKQAEQIAELKQQVEWLTEQFRLASHKRFGTSSEQTDNGQLCLFNEAEETADLTAPEPEITKVKAHYRRKTRLTTDKLPEDLPVEVILHELPEEKRVCPDCGCPLHKMGEEVREELKIIPAKAVLVRHVRHIYACRHCEESSDRVPIVKASMPEPVIKGGFTSPESVAHIAVQKFVMGSPLYRQEREWAQNGILLSRQTMSNWLVKASEGWLEPIYKEMKRQLCEHQVLHADETTLQVLHEDGKPARSKSYMWLYRTSGEAEHQIVLYDYQRDRKYTHPETFLKDFSGFLHTDGYDGYHKLPDRITVVGCWAHLRRKFDEALQTLPKEKRDSSDAQKGIAYCDRLFHFEKQFALLSPEERREKREQLSKPMMEAFFTWADSLRALPKSLLGKAVYYAQSQRKYLRAYLLDGRLEISNNRAENSIRPFVMGRKNWLFSNTPNGARASAVYYSLIVSARENGLVPFEYLTKIFTQAPNGVDPKTLMPWKVSPLA from the coding sequence ATGGAAAAGCGAGAGAAAACAGTTGAAATTCCGCTGCATGTTTATGAGAATTTTCTCAAGCAGGCGGAGCAGATTGCCGAGCTGAAACAGCAGGTAGAGTGGCTGACGGAACAATTTCGACTTGCCAGTCACAAACGATTTGGCACGTCCAGTGAGCAGACGGACAACGGACAGTTGTGCTTATTCAACGAAGCGGAGGAAACCGCCGATTTGACCGCACCGGAGCCGGAGATCACTAAAGTCAAAGCGCATTATCGCCGGAAGACCCGTCTGACCACCGACAAGCTGCCGGAAGATTTGCCCGTCGAGGTCATCCTGCATGAGCTGCCGGAAGAAAAACGTGTCTGTCCTGACTGCGGCTGTCCTCTGCACAAGATGGGCGAAGAGGTGCGCGAGGAACTGAAAATCATCCCGGCAAAAGCCGTGCTTGTCCGCCATGTACGGCATATTTACGCCTGCCGGCACTGCGAGGAATCTTCCGACCGTGTGCCGATCGTCAAGGCGAGCATGCCGGAACCCGTCATCAAAGGCGGTTTCACATCGCCCGAATCGGTCGCCCACATCGCTGTGCAGAAATTTGTGATGGGCAGCCCGCTTTACCGGCAGGAGCGGGAATGGGCACAAAACGGCATTCTGCTTTCCCGTCAGACGATGTCGAATTGGCTCGTAAAAGCCAGTGAAGGTTGGCTGGAGCCGATATACAAAGAGATGAAACGGCAGCTATGCGAGCATCAGGTCCTTCACGCAGACGAAACCACCCTCCAAGTGCTGCATGAGGACGGCAAGCCCGCCCGGAGCAAGAGCTATATGTGGCTTTACCGGACAAGCGGCGAGGCGGAACACCAAATTGTGCTGTATGACTACCAAAGGGACCGAAAGTATACCCACCCGGAAACCTTTTTGAAAGATTTTTCGGGTTTTCTCCATACGGACGGTTATGACGGCTATCACAAACTCCCTGACCGGATTACCGTTGTGGGCTGTTGGGCACATCTGCGCCGAAAGTTCGACGAGGCGCTGCAAACGCTGCCGAAAGAAAAACGTGACTCGTCCGATGCCCAAAAAGGGATCGCCTACTGTGACAGGCTGTTTCATTTTGAGAAACAGTTTGCTTTGCTGTCCCCGGAAGAACGCCGGGAAAAGCGTGAACAACTCTCCAAACCGATGATGGAGGCTTTTTTCACATGGGCCGATTCGCTTCGCGCGCTGCCAAAGTCCCTGCTGGGCAAGGCGGTCTATTATGCGCAGAGCCAGCGCAAATATCTCAGAGCTTATTTATTGGACGGCAGGCTTGAAATCAGCAACAACCGCGCTGAAAATTCGATCCGTCCCTTTGTGATGGGACGCAAAAACTGGCTGTTTTCCAATACCCCTAACGGCGCGAGAGCTAGCGCGGTTTATTACAGCCTGATCGTTTCCGCCAGAGAAAACGGGCTTGTGCCGTTTGAATATCTCACGAAGATTTTCACTCAAGCCCCGAACGGCGTCGATCCTAAAACCCTTATGCCATGGAAGGTGTCACCCTTGGCTTGA
- a CDS encoding sugar phosphate isomerase/epimerase, translated as MEYGLQLYSVRDVTEKNLDDALRQVAGIGYKWVEFAGFFGHSAKEVADMLGKYGLKTSGTHSDWRDLVRDFDGTVAYHKAIGDRNFIVPGTDLWTRNKLNEFIHYAGELQPKLADEGMTFGFHNHFREFTRTEEGYIPYFELAEKTDIRLELDTYWAFVAGQDPIQLMEQYKGRLHFIHIKDGDSEGHGKPLGMGTAPVAEVYRKACGLHVPMIVESETLTPSGMEEARICFDCLKKMEKEMNQ; from the coding sequence ATGGAGTATGGCTTGCAGCTTTACAGTGTCCGTGACGTAACGGAAAAGAATCTGGATGACGCACTTCGCCAGGTTGCGGGGATAGGTTACAAATGGGTGGAATTTGCCGGCTTCTTTGGCCATTCTGCGAAGGAAGTGGCGGATATGCTCGGGAAATACGGGCTGAAGACTTCCGGAACGCATTCGGACTGGAGAGATCTGGTCAGGGATTTTGACGGCACCGTTGCCTATCACAAGGCAATTGGAGACAGGAATTTTATCGTTCCGGGGACGGATCTCTGGACCCGCAACAAACTCAATGAGTTCATTCATTATGCCGGAGAGCTTCAGCCGAAGCTGGCAGATGAAGGCATGACTTTTGGCTTTCACAATCATTTCAGGGAGTTTACCAGGACAGAAGAGGGATATATTCCGTATTTTGAACTTGCGGAAAAGACAGATATCAGGCTGGAGCTGGATACCTACTGGGCATTCGTTGCCGGTCAGGATCCCATTCAGCTGATGGAACAGTATAAGGGTCGCCTCCACTTCATACATATCAAGGACGGCGATTCGGAAGGGCACGGCAAACCTCTTGGCATGGGTACCGCACCTGTGGCAGAGGTCTATCGGAAAGCCTGCGGGCTTCATGTCCCGATGATTGTCGAGAGTGAAACGCTCACTCCCAGTGGGATGGAGGAAGCGAGGATTTGCTTTGACTGTCTGAAGAAGATGGAAAAGGAGATGAACCAATAA